A single genomic interval of Leptospira wolbachii serovar Codice str. CDC harbors:
- a CDS encoding putative phage abortive infection protein yields MALKKISIKDTFKPYIRNLIKYSIQACSSLYLTLISDHFMNYLNFLKELIQYGEKSENKTNYREYIKSILSIDEKRLLFYFSLSDPKLLELSKELDLFINLHPADLISKDHYIFYST; encoded by the coding sequence TTGGCATTGAAGAAGATTTCTATAAAGGACACATTCAAACCATATATTCGAAATCTAATAAAATATTCTATTCAAGCTTGTTCGTCTTTATACCTTACGTTAATTTCCGATCATTTTATGAATTACCTTAATTTTCTTAAAGAACTTATACAGTATGGCGAGAAAAGTGAAAACAAAACCAACTATCGCGAATATATTAAATCGATACTTTCTATAGATGAAAAAAGACTGCTATTCTATTTCTCGCTGTCTGACCCTAAATTATTGGAGTTGTCTAAAGAATTAGATTTATTTATCAATCTGCATCCAGCCGACCTGATAAGTAAAGATCACTATATATTTTATTCCACGTAA
- a CDS encoding DUF5677 domain-containing protein — MHNDNLLNLIIEKLQLKKESLNEVKSIIDSYEKLIETDFNGSDYSKLISTREYTSGFKHRLLFEYSKPIQDMEIFIEHCKGIAETTAKKLESDKSKKAEILLRLQQKSTLLASEIVYLIKGGYPSAAISRWRSILEVSVVTSFLALHEEEISIRYFEYEIVERKKEMEVYIRNADYLGFEKIPESTQEKINNKYNKIIEKYGKSFSKNFGWSHSILSKDRISLNDLMEKTNSHYLQPFYQFANNYVHGGPKSLIYNLGYIDGVSGKNTISGSSNIGFTDPGQLTALCYYNVVFSVFSFNPSIEGILSLLFLYPKITKIGKNFSDVEKSIIDREAQSDFPD, encoded by the coding sequence ATGCATAATGATAATCTCCTGAATTTAATAATAGAAAAGCTTCAACTAAAAAAAGAAAGCCTCAATGAAGTAAAATCCATAATAGATTCATACGAAAAACTAATAGAAACAGATTTTAACGGAAGCGACTACAGCAAATTAATCTCAACACGCGAATATACTTCAGGATTTAAACATAGGCTTTTATTTGAATATAGTAAGCCAATACAAGATATGGAAATCTTTATTGAGCATTGTAAAGGAATCGCAGAAACCACAGCAAAAAAACTAGAGAGTGATAAGTCCAAGAAAGCTGAAATCTTACTACGACTACAACAAAAATCAACTTTATTAGCTAGCGAGATAGTCTATTTAATCAAAGGAGGATATCCTTCTGCTGCAATCTCAAGATGGCGAAGCATATTAGAAGTTTCAGTAGTTACTTCCTTTCTTGCATTGCATGAAGAAGAGATTTCAATACGATATTTTGAATACGAAATCGTCGAAAGAAAAAAAGAAATGGAAGTTTATATAAGAAATGCAGATTATTTAGGTTTCGAAAAAATTCCAGAATCAACACAGGAAAAAATTAACAACAAATATAATAAAATTATAGAAAAATACGGGAAATCATTTTCAAAAAATTTTGGTTGGAGTCATTCCATTTTATCGAAAGATAGAATTTCCCTAAATGATTTAATGGAAAAAACAAACTCACATTATCTACAACCATTCTATCAATTCGCAAATAACTATGTTCATGGCGGTCCAAAATCATTAATCTACAATTTAGGTTATATAGATGGTGTCTCCGGTAAAAATACGATTTCCGGAAGTTCAAATATCGGTTTCACAGACCCTGGACAACTTACTGCTCTATGTTATTATAATGTTGTCTTTTCTGTCTTTAGCTTTAATCCATCAATAGAAGGAATTCTATCGCTTTTATTTCTTTATCCTAAAATTACGAAAATTGGAAAAAATTTCTCCGATGTAGAAAAATCAATTATTGATAGGGAAGCACAATCAGATTTTCCCGATTAA
- a CDS encoding DF family (seleno)protein, whose translation MIEFQYFNDCPNASTTLNNLKTLIKKNVININEVKIVEIESPEDAAKLNFQGSPTILINGIDIYTGEIPDNTNFSCRYYLFDGKRTGIMSEEYIKLKYEQYKIKQK comes from the coding sequence ATGATTGAGTTTCAATATTTTAATGATTGTCCAAATGCAAGTACTACTTTAAATAATCTAAAAACACTAATAAAAAAAAATGTTATTAATATTAATGAAGTAAAAATTGTTGAAATTGAAAGTCCTGAAGATGCTGCCAAACTTAACTTTCAAGGATCACCTACAATTTTAATTAATGGGATTGACATTTATACAGGGGAGATTCCAGATAATACAAATTTTTCATGTAGATATTATCTTTTCGATGGTAAAAGGACAGGCATAATGAGCGAAGAGTATATTAAATTAAAATATGAACAATACAAAATAAAACAAAAATGA